Proteins found in one Rhodobacteraceae bacterium D3-12 genomic segment:
- a CDS encoding IS3 family transposase (programmed frameshift), translated as MNKKPGTSKGAADKLVKNIRRKTRQTYSAEEKIRIVLAGLRGEESISALCRREGISDSLYYTWSKEFLEAGKRRLSGDTARQATSPEVKELRSEAMALKECVADLTLENRLLKKKHDRGWGVRGMRYPATEKLEIIRTVEGSHLPTKKTLDMLGIPRTTFYRWYDRYVEGGLDALADRSPRPKSVWNRIPDIRRDDLIEFALEHEALTTRELAVKYTDEKRYFVSESSVYRILKAADLITAPDYVVIKAADEFTDKTTAINQMWQTDFTYFKIIGWGWYYLSTILDDYSRYIIAWKLCTNMRAEDVTSTIELALQASGCDQAVVRHKPRLLSDNGSCYISGDLAKWLEDQKMDHVRGAPFHPQTQGKIERWHQTMKNRVLLENYYLPGDLERQIGAFVDYYNNQRYHESLNNVTPADVYFGRDKAILREREKIKKLTIRQRRLQHQKQAA; from the exons ATGAACAAGAAGCCCGGAACATCGAAAGGCGCAGCTGACAAGCTGGTCAAAAACATCCGCCGCAAGACCCGCCAGACCTACTCGGCGGAGGAGAAGATCCGCATTGTTTTGGCCGGATTGCGCGGGGAGGAAAGCATCTCGGCGTTATGTCGCCGCGAGGGTATTTCTGACAGCCTGTATTACACTTGGTCGAAGGAATTCCTTGAGGCTGGAAAGCGTCGTCTTTCCGGCGACACGGCGCGTCAAGCGACATCGCCTGAGGTGAAGGAGTTGAGATCTGAGGCCATGGCCCTGAAGGAATGCGTGGCCGACCTCACCTTGGAAAACCGTCTGCTCA AAAAAAAGCATGACAGGGGCTGGGGAGTTCGAGGAATGAGGTATCCAGCAACCGAGAAGTTGGAGATCATTCGCACAGTTGAAGGGTCGCATCTGCCAACCAAGAAGACCCTTGATATGCTGGGCATCCCGCGCACCACATTTTACCGATGGTATGACCGATATGTCGAAGGTGGCTTGGATGCCTTGGCAGATCGTTCGCCACGTCCAAAGTCGGTCTGGAACCGCATCCCTGATATCCGCCGTGACGATCTGATCGAGTTTGCGTTGGAGCATGAGGCACTGACCACACGCGAGCTGGCCGTTAAATATACCGATGAGAAGCGATATTTTGTCTCTGAATCATCGGTTTACCGCATCCTGAAAGCCGCTGATCTGATTACTGCGCCGGACTACGTGGTGATCAAGGCCGCCGATGAGTTCACGGACAAGACCACCGCCATCAACCAGATGTGGCAGACTGACTTCACCTACTTCAAGATCATTGGCTGGGGCTGGTATTACCTGTCCACCATCCTCGACGACTACAGCCGCTACATCATCGCCTGGAAGCTCTGCACGAACATGCGGGCCGAGGATGTGACCAGCACGATCGAGCTGGCGCTTCAGGCATCGGGCTGCGACCAGGCCGTGGTCCGACACAAACCCCGTCTGCTCAGCGACAACGGATCCTGTTACATCTCTGGCGATCTGGCCAAATGGCTGGAGGATCAGAAGATGGACCACGTTCGCGGAGCGCCATTCCACCCGCAAACCCAAGGCAAAATAGAACGATGGCATCAGACCATGAAGAACCGTGTTCTGCTGGAGAATTACTACCTGCCCGGTGATCTCGAGCGACAGATCGGGGCCTTCGTCGACTACTACAACAACCAGCGCTACCACGAGAGCCTGAATAACGTCACACCCGCCGACGTCTACTTTGGACGGGACAAAGCCATTCTGAGAGAAAGGGAGAAGATCAAGAAACTGACGATCCGACAACGCCGCTTGCAACATCAAAAACAAGCCGCATAA
- a CDS encoding DUF1028 domain-containing protein, translating into MTFSLAARDPQTQEIGFAVATSSVCVGGRVGALTEGCVVFSQCRTDTRLHRPGLRHWEATQDASGAMDAMQKAATALHWRQLGVFPITGEGLHFTGSSCLGVAGGLTGANSLALGNFLDSEDVLPAMINGFETAKGGLAEKLVAGMLAGQAAGGERDPLQSASLAVLGDAGLKDVDLRIDDSGTPLEYLSRMLAEWLPKAAAYRLRALDPDAAPSSSSIEHDKPQA; encoded by the coding sequence ATGACCTTTTCACTCGCAGCACGTGACCCGCAAACTCAAGAAATCGGTTTTGCGGTCGCGACGTCTTCTGTCTGTGTTGGCGGACGTGTTGGCGCATTGACGGAAGGCTGCGTTGTGTTCTCGCAATGCCGCACCGATACACGCCTGCACCGCCCGGGACTGCGTCACTGGGAAGCAACCCAGGACGCAAGCGGCGCAATGGACGCGATGCAGAAAGCTGCAACAGCGCTGCATTGGCGCCAACTCGGTGTCTTCCCCATCACCGGTGAGGGGCTGCATTTCACCGGCAGCTCGTGCCTTGGCGTGGCGGGCGGCCTGACCGGGGCAAATAGCTTGGCCTTGGGGAATTTCCTTGACTCAGAAGATGTGCTCCCTGCCATGATCAACGGCTTCGAAACCGCCAAAGGCGGCCTTGCGGAAAAGCTCGTCGCAGGGATGCTCGCAGGGCAAGCGGCGGGCGGCGAACGCGACCCGCTCCAATCGGCCTCCCTCGCCGTTCTGGGGGATGCAGGCCTAAAGGATGTGGATCTGCGGATTGACGATTCCGGCACGCCTTTGGAATACCTCAGCCGTATGCTTGCCGAATGGCTACCTAAGGCCGCCGCATACCGCCTGCGCGCGCTTGACCCCGACGCGGCCCCCTCTTCCTCCAGCATCGAACACGACAAACCACAGGCATAG
- a CDS encoding N-carbamoyl-D-amino-acid hydrolase: protein MSRNEVFAVAQMGPVHLSDTREMVVKRLIDMLRDAHARGASWVTFPELALTTFFPRYIYDTPEEYDTFFEEGLPSPAMLPLFETAKSLGVGFYLGYAEKITEAGVTHRFNTSVLVGPDGSILGKYRKIHLPGTKEPIGDLEFEHLEKRYFEVGDLGFPTFATPSGRFGMCICNDRRWPETFRVMALRGAEVFMLGYNTPTRNIHHPEPTHLRDFHNRLSLESAAYQNGAWVMAAAKCGSEDGFAMIGGSAIVAPTGETVARAVSEDDEVITHNCDLDLGAYIRRSVFDFSRHRRIEHYGPITEQIGVEIPS, encoded by the coding sequence ATGAGCAGGAACGAGGTTTTTGCCGTTGCGCAAATGGGGCCGGTGCATCTTTCAGACACCCGCGAAATGGTCGTCAAACGGTTGATCGACATGCTGCGCGATGCTCATGCTCGCGGCGCGAGCTGGGTCACCTTCCCCGAACTGGCGCTGACCACCTTCTTTCCGCGGTATATCTACGACACGCCCGAAGAATACGACACCTTCTTCGAAGAAGGTCTGCCCTCTCCCGCGATGCTACCGCTGTTTGAAACAGCCAAGTCTCTCGGCGTCGGTTTCTATCTCGGCTACGCCGAAAAGATCACCGAAGCCGGTGTGACGCACCGTTTCAACACCTCCGTTCTGGTCGGTCCCGATGGCAGCATTCTTGGAAAATACCGCAAAATCCACCTGCCCGGCACCAAAGAACCGATCGGTGATCTTGAATTCGAACACCTCGAAAAACGCTATTTCGAAGTCGGGGATCTTGGCTTTCCGACCTTCGCCACCCCGTCGGGGCGGTTCGGCATGTGCATCTGCAATGACCGTCGCTGGCCGGAAACCTTCCGTGTGATGGCGCTGCGCGGGGCCGAGGTGTTCATGCTCGGCTACAACACGCCGACGCGCAACATCCACCACCCCGAACCCACCCACCTGCGCGATTTTCACAACCGGCTCAGCCTCGAATCCGCCGCCTATCAGAACGGCGCATGGGTTATGGCCGCCGCAAAATGCGGGTCCGAAGACGGGTTTGCCATGATCGGCGGCTCTGCCATTGTCGCCCCCACAGGCGAAACCGTAGCCCGCGCCGTTTCCGAGGATGACGAGGTCATCACGCACAATTGCGATCTGGACCTTGGCGCCTATATCCGCAGGTCTGTTTTCGATTTCTCTCGCCACCGCCGGATTGAACATTACGGTCCGATTACCGAACAAATCGGCGTGGAGATCCCCTCATGA
- a CDS encoding ABC transporter ATP-binding protein, with translation MNEPILSIKNAVKRYDTVRALDGVNLDVAEGEFLTLLGPSGSGKTTLLSAIAGFINLDEGQLQLRSNDITRKPPEHRDFGMVFQGYALFPTMTVRDNIAFPLKVRKRPAAEIEKRVSEALDIVQMGAFADRLPSQLSGGQQQRIALARAMSFGPQILLLDEPLSALDKKLRADLQWELKALHQKLGVTFIYVTHDQDEALSMSDRIVILKDGAIQQEGGPNTLYDRPRTRFVADFLGKSNFIDAEVIAGSGTSVRCDSLGATFDLNTQEPCEQGDLLSLALRPERLRLGLPGAEFMPATVKQVSYLGERCQVLVTRAGGDEFLLSRPTWKTDITPQPGLEVSIGWDADAPVVLAPV, from the coding sequence ATGAATGAACCGATCCTTTCCATCAAGAACGCTGTAAAGCGATATGATACCGTCAGGGCCCTTGATGGGGTGAATTTGGACGTGGCGGAGGGCGAGTTCCTGACGCTGCTTGGACCATCTGGATCGGGGAAGACCACGCTGCTGAGTGCGATTGCGGGGTTCATCAATCTGGACGAAGGGCAGTTGCAGCTTCGGTCGAACGACATCACCCGCAAGCCGCCGGAGCATCGCGACTTTGGCATGGTGTTTCAAGGCTATGCATTGTTCCCGACGATGACCGTGCGTGACAATATTGCCTTTCCGTTGAAGGTGCGCAAACGCCCCGCCGCAGAGATTGAAAAACGTGTGAGCGAGGCGCTGGACATTGTTCAGATGGGCGCATTCGCCGACCGGTTGCCAAGCCAGCTTTCGGGTGGGCAGCAACAACGGATCGCGTTGGCGCGAGCGATGTCTTTTGGCCCACAGATTTTGCTGCTGGACGAGCCATTGTCGGCGCTGGACAAGAAATTGCGGGCGGACCTGCAATGGGAGCTAAAGGCGCTTCATCAGAAGTTGGGTGTGACGTTCATCTATGTCACGCACGATCAGGACGAGGCGCTGTCCATGTCTGACCGGATTGTAATTCTCAAAGATGGGGCGATCCAGCAGGAGGGCGGGCCAAACACGCTTTATGATCGCCCGCGCACCCGCTTTGTTGCTGATTTCCTTGGAAAGTCCAACTTTATCGACGCCGAAGTGATCGCGGGCAGCGGCACATCGGTGCGCTGTGACAGTTTGGGCGCGACGTTTGATTTGAACACGCAAGAGCCTTGTGAGCAGGGCGACTTGTTGAGCCTCGCGCTGCGTCCCGAGCGGCTTCGGCTTGGGCTGCCGGGGGCGGAGTTTATGCCCGCGACGGTCAAGCAGGTCAGCTATCTTGGCGAAAGATGTCAGGTGTTGGTGACACGCGCCGGCGGGGACGAGTTCTTGTTGTCGCGACCGACATGGAAGACAGACATTACACCGCAACCCGGGTTGGAGGTCAGCATCGGTTGGGATGCCGACGCGCCCGTGGTGCTTGCCCCCGTATAA
- a CDS encoding LysR family transcriptional regulator, with amino-acid sequence MISARQLEVLSTVIEVGTTARAAELLAVSQPAISNMIRHTEDLVGFPLFMREHGRLTPTKEALHIAQEAQHLFMQQKRIDNIIDDLRGGTIGRLSIIATPSVGHGVLPKVLGQFIKTRPKLQLSIELGSQDEIIRKLGSGRADLGLSITPPRHSAVTVGEIADGQLVCACPVDHELALQETVSISDLNHVSHISYAARTPLGQAIDMLFSERGLERRYFCEVRHTATALEMARNGLGVAMVDSFAVIGLQGDEIALRPTRPALPLKLHGLTSKLFPTTNLTMQFQQYLIDYLKPHGKLAGIG; translated from the coding sequence ATGATCAGCGCCCGCCAGTTGGAAGTGCTCTCTACCGTGATAGAAGTGGGCACCACCGCTCGTGCCGCCGAATTGCTGGCGGTGAGCCAGCCCGCGATCAGCAATATGATCCGCCATACCGAGGACCTTGTTGGGTTTCCGCTGTTTATGCGCGAACACGGGCGGTTGACCCCTACCAAAGAGGCGCTGCATATCGCGCAGGAAGCGCAGCATCTGTTTATGCAGCAAAAACGCATCGACAATATTATCGACGATTTGCGTGGCGGAACGATCGGGCGGCTGAGCATTATTGCGACCCCATCGGTGGGGCACGGGGTTTTGCCGAAGGTGCTGGGCCAGTTCATCAAAACCCGTCCTAAGCTTCAGCTTTCGATCGAATTGGGCAGTCAGGACGAGATCATTCGCAAGCTGGGGAGCGGGCGCGCCGATCTGGGTCTTTCGATCACGCCACCGCGCCATAGTGCTGTTACGGTTGGGGAAATCGCAGACGGGCAGTTGGTTTGCGCCTGTCCTGTCGATCACGAGTTGGCATTGCAGGAGACGGTTTCGATCTCGGATTTGAATCACGTTTCGCACATTTCTTATGCAGCGCGCACACCTTTGGGGCAGGCGATTGATATGTTGTTTTCCGAACGCGGGTTGGAACGACGTTATTTTTGTGAGGTGCGCCACACTGCGACCGCTCTGGAGATGGCGCGCAATGGGCTGGGCGTGGCGATGGTCGACAGTTTTGCGGTAATCGGATTGCAGGGCGACGAGATCGCATTGCGGCCAACGCGGCCTGCTTTGCCGCTGAAATTGCACGGTCTTACCTCGAAACTGTTTCCGACGACGAACCTGACCATGCAGTTCCAGCAGTATCTGATCGACTATCTGAAACCTCACGGAAAACTTGCCGGTATCGGTTGA